Part of the Anaerobaca lacustris genome is shown below.
CACCATGCGGACAAAAGATGTAGTATACCTTATGTCTTGCCGCTGTCCACCATGATGTTGTCGATAAGCCGGGCCGGGCCGAGACGGGCCGCGACGGCGATCAGCACGGCGCCGGTAATACGTTCTACGTCTTCCAGCGTCTCCGGATCGACGAGGCTGACGTATTCGATCTGCATCGCCGGCACCCGCCCCATCACCGCCTCGATTCGAGCGCGAACCTGGCGGGCATCGGTCGCTCCGCTTTCGATCATTTGCCGGCCTTCCTGCAAGGCGCGGTAAATAACCGTCGCGTCCTCACGCTGCCGCTCGCTGAGGTACTGGTTGCGGCTGCTCACCGCCAGGCCGTCGCCCTGGCGCACCGTCGGACAGACCACAATCTCCAGCGGCATGTTCAGATCGGCCACCATCCGCCGGATCACGGCGGCCTGCTGGGCGTCCTTCTGCCCGAAGAAGGCAACGTCGGGCCCGACGATGTTGAACAGCTTCGTGCAGACCGTCGTCACACCCCGGAAATGGTTGGGCCGCGACCTGCCGCACAGGTGCTCGGTAATCCCTGACACGGAAACCCAGGTGAGGTTCTCTCGCGGGTACATCTCCGACGGGCTCGGCGCGAAGACCACGGCTGCCCCATGCCGCTCGCAAATCGCAATATCCTGCTTGAAGGGTCTTGGATAATTGTCGAAATCCTCCCCCGGCCCGAACTGCGTCGGATTGACGAACAGGCTCACCACCACGAATTCGCATCGCCGGCGCGCCGCTTCGATCAATGCAACGTGCCCGGCGTGCAGGGCCCCCATCGTGGGCACCAGGCCGATGTGCTTGCCCTCCGCACGGGCCTGGGCGGTCCACTGCCTGATCTCGTCGATCTTCCCCGTCACTTGCATCCCAACAACTCCCTCCGATCCGGTCTCACGCGACCGTCACATGCTCCCGTTCGGCGACGTACGCCTTGACCTGCAGCGCGACGTGCTCAATCGCCGCCTCGTCGTCGATCCCGACGTTCGATGCGAACAGCCGGATCAGCGGACACGTTCGCCAGCCTTCGCTGAGCCGCTCGTAATCCTGATGCAGCGCCTCAAGAAAATCCAGTGCGATCTGCTGCTCGTAGGGCCGGTTCCGACGATGGATGCGTTCGAGGCATCGCTCGGGCGAATCTGTAAGGTAAATCACCAGCGCCGGGGCCTTCACCGTCCGGGCGAAGACTTCATAGACCCGCTCGTAAAGCTCCAGTTGCTCGGCGTCCAGCAGCCGCCGTGCGTAGATCAGCTCCTTCTGGAAGACGTAGTCGGTCAGCGAGACGCTCTCCTGCGACAACGCCTCCGGGCGGAGTTGATCGGCTCGGTGCAGCAGAAAGTACAACTGACTGTCCAGGGCCAAGTCCTTCTGACCGGCGTAGACTCGCGCCAGAAAGGGATTCGTATCGTATGGCTCCAGCAGGACTTGCCCGTCGAGGGCCGCGGCGAGCCGTTTGACGAGCGTGGTCTTGCCTACGCCGATGGGCCCGGCGACGCTGACGAGCTGCGGGCCGGCCGGATCGAGGGCGAAGCTGCCCCCGCCCAGACGACGGGCCAGCTCACACACCGGCTCGTGGAACAACGGGTGAACGATCTGCCCGTCCAACTGACAGAGCCCATCGAGAACGAAGGATCGCAGATGCATCTGAGGGTGCGGCACGATCAGGTGCGGCAGGCGGACGATCTGGCCGCCGAAGAGCAGCAGGTCCAGGTCGATCGTCCGAGGCCCCCAACGGCCACGACGCGTTCGTCCGAGCACATCCTCCGTGGCCATCAGAACGCTCAGCAAGCCTTCAGGCGCCAGCGTCGTGTGGACCTCCGCAACACCGTTGAGATAGTACGGCTCGGACGCCTGTCCCAGCGGTGCGGTCTCTTTGATATCGCTGACCCGCGCCACCTTGATGTCCGGGTGGCGGTCCAGGGCGGCCAGGGCCTCCCGAATGGTGCGTCGCCGATCCCCCAGGTTGCTGCCCAATCCTATGTACGCTGCAATCCGTTCGGCCATGCGTTGCACCTCTCAAAAGGAAAACCGCTCCGTGGCGTCCCTATCACCTGCATTCTTTCATACGGCCGACCGGGCCCCGGCAGACGCGGCATCGTCTCAATCGTCCGCCGGACCGATAAGGACCCGCGTCGCGCGGGACGGCAACGACAATGAGATCGACCCTGGCCGGTCGCTTGAGACAGACTCCATTCTACCTGTGGCCGGGTCGGCGACAATCCATTTCCCCGCTTGCGGTGCAGAGACTTCGACGTCACAGGACGCCGTGCCGACGTTCACGACCAGGACAAGGTCGCGACTGTCTCTCGTGAATCGCCCGATCACGATCCGCTCCTGTGGCTCGCTCAGCAGGCCGCTGTCGTAGAGGGCCGCCAAGGAGTCCAGGCTGACGGTCTCGCCTGAGATATCGCGAAGAACCCGGCCGCCGCCAGCCCTGAACCGTCTAACGTTCGCCATCGCCGGCGCCGGAAGACCTACCTCGGCCGGCAGGAGAAGCGCGTCGAAGCACCGGCCGTCCACGCAGATCCGCCCGTCTTGGACGCGGGCGGCGGCGAGCACCTCATGATCGGCCAGAGCGAAGGAGATCTGTGCCCGCGTCATGCGCCGGCCGAGGTCCATGAAGGAATCGATGATCCGCCGCATCCTGGCCGATTGCGTCTGCTTCGTGAGCTTCTCGGCCACCGGCTTGTATTCGGCCCACATGTCCGCAATCGGATAGTACAGCAGCACGCGCGGCGCCGGCCGGGCATCGCGGAGCATCGCGTTGAGCCGACCGACGAAGTCGCCGTAGGCACGGTACTCATCGGAACTGCGCTGCTGGCGGTTGTAGTACAGCGTGAATTCGGTAACGCCGAAGGCCGCCTGCCAGGCGGCGGTGGCGCACATCTCTGCCACCGAGGCCGGGCCTCTGCCGGCCATCGTCTCGGAGAAATCGCTCACCTCGGTCATCACCCGCCGACCGCCGTTGAGCAGGGCCGCCGAAGCCGGCAGCACCGCGGTCATCCACCCGGTATGGATCACCGCCTCCGGGTTCGACGAGAGCATGTCCAGGCCGGGGATGTCCATTCGTCCCAGCACCTTGAGCGTGTTGCCTTCGAGGGCCGGATGGTGTTCGAGGGTCTCCTCCCACAGAATGTGGCCTGAGGACGCGACGCGATGCGCGTGGGCCCACCGCTGAATGCGCCCGTAGTACCGCTCGGTCAGCAGATCGGCCACCAGGGCCCAATATTGCTGCCGGACCCGCCTGTCCTGCTCGCTGTCGCCTTCGAAGAGGCTCCTGCGCGCCGCCAGAAGGTCTTGCCCGTAGCAGCGCCGGTACAAATCGGGCAGGTCGGCCACCCACGGGACCGACGGCAACGGCTGCACGTTCGGGTCGAGCGGATCGACCACACGGACTTTCAGACGCACATCATCGGGCAGAGGACCGATGTTCACCGCCA
Proteins encoded:
- the panC gene encoding pantoate--beta-alanine ligase codes for the protein MQVTGKIDEIRQWTAQARAEGKHIGLVPTMGALHAGHVALIEAARRRCEFVVVSLFVNPTQFGPGEDFDNYPRPFKQDIAICERHGAAVVFAPSPSEMYPRENLTWVSVSGITEHLCGRSRPNHFRGVTTVCTKLFNIVGPDVAFFGQKDAQQAAVIRRMVADLNMPLEIVVCPTVRQGDGLAVSSRNQYLSERQREDATVIYRALQEGRQMIESGATDARQVRARIEAVMGRVPAMQIEYVSLVDPETLEDVERITGAVLIAVAARLGPARLIDNIMVDSGKT
- the folK gene encoding 2-amino-4-hydroxy-6-hydroxymethyldihydropteridine diphosphokinase; the encoded protein is MAERIAAYIGLGSNLGDRRRTIREALAALDRHPDIKVARVSDIKETAPLGQASEPYYLNGVAEVHTTLAPEGLLSVLMATEDVLGRTRRGRWGPRTIDLDLLLFGGQIVRLPHLIVPHPQMHLRSFVLDGLCQLDGQIVHPLFHEPVCELARRLGGGSFALDPAGPQLVSVAGPIGVGKTTLVKRLAAALDGQVLLEPYDTNPFLARVYAGQKDLALDSQLYFLLHRADQLRPEALSQESVSLTDYVFQKELIYARRLLDAEQLELYERVYEVFARTVKAPALVIYLTDSPERCLERIHRRNRPYEQQIALDFLEALHQDYERLSEGWRTCPLIRLFASNVGIDDEAAIEHVALQVKAYVAEREHVTVA